One window from the genome of Crassostrea angulata isolate pt1a10 chromosome 2, ASM2561291v2, whole genome shotgun sequence encodes:
- the LOC128172647 gene encoding uncharacterized protein LOC128172647, protein MQHKCFVYMVHVLVNTYLIKSVFTSIGISENTLKRRVMQDPVDMVVEDLQVPAPKKKPGPDRKLDDFDADLVKRTIHDMQLKGQYVSLRQLSDVLVEKGVRLFKSSLGRLVKDLGFRFYKAGSNQRYIGDRNDIVSMRHTYLRSIRKFREEGRPIVYLDETWLNTNHVARGDWVDCPRTSTSAFESHRGGHGRFVPSGKGSRLIIVDAGSSAVGMIPGSALIFESKTGNQDYHDEMYSENFTKWFTEQLLPNLPANSVIVMDNASYHSHLDPESKCPTSSTPKAEIQSWLDRKGIHYAPGMIKAELITLVKQHKPRPKYVIDDLASKAGHTVLRLPPYHCELNPIELVWAELKSFVARSNSTFKKDKVKELFNQARSTYGVEKWRKVESHVIREVEEKLWKLDGVQDEEVAPVVIDLTDSEDSDSDMDTDSGDDENDSDESMGFVEESDNEVTCCICGDYNAPGKSRKIVWVECEVCKRWSHRICTKPSLKSGKCVQCWNALYGLNPAPS, encoded by the exons ATGCAacacaaatgttttgtttacatggtacatgtactagtaaatacatatttaataaaatctgtttttaCATCTATAGGAATATCTGAGAATACTCTAAAGAGAAGAGTTATGCAAGACCCAGTTGATATGGTGGTGGAGGATTTGCAAGTCCCTGCTCCAAAGAAGAAACCTGGACCCGATAGGAAGCTGGATGACTTCGATGCAGACCTGGTGAAGAGGACCATCCATGACATGCAGTTGAAGGGCCAGTACGTTTCATTGCGCCAACTGTCGGATGTTCTGGTAGAAAAGGGAGTCAGGCTCTTCAAGTCTTCATTGGGGAGACTCGTGAAGGATCTTGGGTTCAG GTTCTACAAAGCAGGTTCCAACCAACGCTACATTGGAGATCGGAATGACATCGTAAGTATGCGACATACTTACCTGAGGTCCATTAGGAAGTTTAGAGAGGAGGGTCGTCCTATTGTGTATTTGGATGAGACTTGGTTGAACACCAATCATGTAGCAAGGGGAGATTGGGTGGACTGTCCTAGGACATCTACCTCTGCCTTTGAGTCACATCGTGGAGGTCATGGGCGTTTTGTCCCATCTGGGAAAGGCTCTCGTCTGATAATTGTGGATGCAGGTTCTTCGGCTGTGGGCATGATCCCGGGATCTGCTCTCATTTTCGAGTCGAAAACAGGCAACCAGGATTATCATGATGAGATGTACTCGGAAAACTTTACGAAGTGGTTCACTGAGCAGTTGCTCCCTAACCTACCGGCTAATTCAGTCATAGTGATGGATAATGCTTCCTATCACAGTCATCTGGATCCTGAGTCTAAGTGTCCGACTTCGTCGACACCGAAGGCCGAGATCCAGTCTTGGCTTGATAGAAAGGGTATCCATTACGCCCCGGGAATGATCAAGGCTGAATTGATCACATTGGTGAAGCAACATAAGCCTCGTCCTAAATATGTTATAGACGATTTGGCTTCAAAGGCAGGTCACACAGTTTTGCGTCTACCTCCCTATCACTGTGAGCTTAATCCTATTGAGTTGGTCTGGGCTGAATTAAAAAGTTTCGTCGCCAGGAGCAATTCCACATTTAAGAAAGATAAAGTGAAGGAACTCTTTAATCAGGCTAGATCAACTTATGGGGTTGAGAAGTGGCGTAAGGTAGAGAGTCACGTGATAAGAGAGGTCGAAGAAAAACTGTGGAAACTCGACGGAGTCCAGGATGAGGAGGTTGCTCCTGTGGTCATAGACTTGACGGACTCGGAAGACAGTGACAGTGACATGGACACAGATTCTGGTGATGACGAAAATGACTCTGACGAATCCATGGGCTTCGTTGAGGAGTCTGACAATGAAGTCACTTGTTGCATATGTGGTGATTACAATGCTCCTGGAAAGTCTCGAAAGATTGTTTGGGTTGAGTGTGAGGTGTGTAAGAGGTGGAGTCACCGCATATGTACCAAGCCCTCTCTAAAGTCAGGTAAGTGTGTCCAATGTTGGAACGCTTTGTATGGACTGAATCCAGCTCCTTCATGA